One region of Haloprofundus salilacus genomic DNA includes:
- a CDS encoding amphi-Trp domain-containing protein produces the protein MPEEVLFETEQRRSRGDIASYLRTVADKLDAGEPLTLSAGDQSVTLDVPAQPTFEVKAERETPSSGGSGELSVEFELEWDEGTADGGDTNGELSIE, from the coding sequence ATGCCAGAAGAAGTGCTCTTCGAAACCGAACAGCGCCGCTCCCGAGGCGATATCGCCAGCTACCTCCGGACCGTCGCGGATAAACTCGACGCGGGGGAGCCGCTCACGCTCTCGGCTGGAGACCAGTCGGTGACGCTCGACGTTCCGGCGCAGCCGACGTTCGAAGTGAAAGCCGAACGCGAGACGCCGTCGTCGGGTGGTTCCGGTGAACTCAGCGTCGAGTTCGAGTTGGAGTGGGACGAAGGAACGGCCGACGGCGGCGACACCAACGGCGAACTCAGTATCGAGTGA
- a CDS encoding PadR family transcriptional regulator, giving the protein MNDLSGFQRDLLYVMAGLDRPSGQEIKSELESYLDSEVNHGRLYPNLDVLVEKEYVEKGAIDRRTNYYDITESGESLLRQRREWEDQYFTANA; this is encoded by the coding sequence ATGAACGACCTCAGTGGTTTCCAACGAGACCTGCTGTACGTGATGGCGGGATTGGACAGACCGTCCGGGCAAGAGATCAAGAGCGAACTGGAGTCGTACCTCGACTCGGAGGTCAACCACGGTCGCCTCTACCCGAACTTGGACGTACTCGTCGAGAAGGAGTACGTCGAGAAGGGCGCTATCGACCGCCGGACGAACTATTACGACATCACCGAATCGGGGGAGAGCCTCCTTCGCCAGCGTCGCGAGTGGGAGGACCAGTACTTCACCGCCAACGCGTAG
- the glyA gene encoding serine hydroxymethyltransferase, which translates to MDYDHVREVDPAVADALSGEVSRQQETLAMIASENHVSRAVLEAQGSALTNKYAEGYPGSRYYAGCEYADEVESLAVDRAKELWGAEHVNVQPHSGTQANMGVYLAMLEPGDKILSLELNHGGHLSHGHPANFTGKLYDVEQYHVDAETGYIDYDALEAQAREFEPDIIVSGYSAYPRTVDWERIQDVADDVDAYHLADIAHITGLVAAGTHPSPVGIADFVTGSTHKTIRAGRGGIIMTSEEHAKAVDSAVFPGAQGGPLMHNIAGKAVGFHEAMQPEFQEYAERVVANAKTLADTFEENGLGVVSGGTDTHLVLVDLRESHPDLTGGEAEEALESVGVVLNANTVPGETRSAFNPSGIRAGTPGLTTRGFDEEATAEVGDLISRVVDNHDDEAVLEDVSASVQDLCEAHPLYD; encoded by the coding sequence ATGGACTACGATCACGTACGCGAAGTCGATCCGGCGGTCGCGGACGCCCTCTCCGGGGAAGTGAGCCGCCAGCAGGAGACGTTGGCGATGATCGCGAGCGAGAACCACGTCAGTCGAGCGGTTCTCGAAGCGCAGGGGAGTGCGCTGACCAACAAGTACGCCGAGGGCTACCCCGGTTCGCGGTACTACGCCGGTTGCGAGTACGCCGACGAAGTCGAAAGCCTCGCGGTCGACCGCGCGAAGGAACTGTGGGGTGCGGAGCACGTCAACGTCCAACCGCACTCCGGGACGCAGGCGAACATGGGCGTCTACCTCGCGATGCTCGAACCCGGCGACAAGATTCTCTCGCTGGAACTCAACCACGGCGGCCACCTCAGCCACGGCCACCCCGCGAACTTCACCGGGAAACTCTACGACGTCGAGCAGTACCACGTCGACGCCGAGACGGGCTACATCGACTACGACGCGCTCGAAGCGCAGGCGCGCGAGTTCGAACCGGACATCATCGTCTCGGGTTACTCCGCGTACCCGCGTACGGTCGACTGGGAGCGCATCCAGGACGTCGCCGACGACGTCGACGCTTACCACCTCGCCGACATCGCCCACATCACGGGTCTCGTCGCGGCGGGCACCCACCCCTCGCCCGTCGGTATCGCCGACTTCGTCACGGGGTCGACGCACAAGACCATCCGTGCAGGTCGCGGCGGCATCATCATGACGAGTGAGGAACACGCGAAGGCCGTCGACTCAGCCGTCTTCCCCGGCGCACAGGGCGGCCCGCTCATGCACAACATCGCGGGCAAAGCCGTCGGCTTCCACGAGGCGATGCAACCCGAGTTCCAGGAGTACGCGGAACGCGTCGTCGCTAACGCGAAAACGCTCGCTGACACGTTCGAGGAGAACGGTCTCGGCGTCGTCTCCGGCGGCACCGACACCCACCTCGTACTCGTCGACCTCCGCGAGTCGCACCCGGACCTCACCGGCGGCGAGGCGGAAGAGGCGCTCGAATCGGTCGGCGTCGTCCTCAACGCCAACACCGTCCCCGGCGAGACCCGCTCGGCGTTCAACCCCAGCGGCATCCGCGCGGGCACGCCCGGACTCACGACTCGCGGGTTCGACGAGGAGGCGACCGCGGAAGTCGGCGACCTCATCTCCCGCGTCGTCGACAACCACGACGACGAGGCGGTGCTCGAAGACGTGAGCGCGAGCGTGCAGGACCTCTGCGAAGCCCACCCGCTATACGACTGA
- the tbsP gene encoding transcriptional regulator TbsP: protein MASNLLEEQIEDILRAALEDADDDLFIVDPSAEAVEELVAVATSVDTELPNIRMVADEGILKDVMGDFIVASNAADLIDAGALSMRTTTEEVDNALLVTRDAVMALVTADGRVAALTTEDDEFVEAAFETYETLWQESPDFKLRTPPISRVRDTLGAEISDQAESDFDAVLASLETARGDGDGLDEVTISLLVAAKNDVLLYDISKWGEDVGIASKATFSRTKTKLEDMGLIDTEKVPIDVGRPRLRLKLGDDRLRGANGDELASVAMSMLN from the coding sequence ATGGCCTCAAATTTACTCGAAGAACAGATAGAGGATATTCTTCGCGCCGCGCTCGAAGACGCAGACGACGACCTGTTCATCGTCGACCCGTCGGCGGAAGCGGTCGAAGAACTCGTCGCCGTCGCCACCTCGGTAGACACTGAACTCCCAAACATCCGGATGGTCGCCGACGAAGGCATCCTGAAAGACGTGATGGGTGATTTCATCGTCGCCAGCAACGCCGCGGACCTCATCGACGCGGGGGCGCTGTCAATGCGCACCACCACCGAGGAAGTCGACAACGCGCTGCTCGTCACTCGCGACGCCGTGATGGCACTCGTCACCGCCGACGGCCGCGTCGCCGCGCTGACGACCGAAGACGACGAGTTCGTCGAGGCCGCCTTCGAGACGTACGAGACACTCTGGCAGGAGTCGCCCGACTTCAAGCTCCGCACACCGCCGATTTCGCGCGTCCGCGACACGCTCGGCGCCGAAATCAGCGACCAGGCCGAGTCGGACTTCGATGCCGTCCTCGCCTCGCTCGAAACCGCACGCGGCGACGGCGACGGTCTCGACGAAGTGACCATCAGCCTCCTCGTCGCGGCGAAAAACGACGTGCTGCTGTACGACATCTCGAAGTGGGGCGAAGACGTCGGTATCGCCTCGAAGGCGACGTTCTCGCGCACGAAGACGAAACTCGAAGACATGGGTCTCATCGACACCGAGAAGGTGCCTATCGACGTAGGTCGCCCACGTCTCCGTCTGAAACTCGGCGACGACCGACTCCGCGGCGCCAACGGCGACGAACTCGCCAGCGTCGCGATGAGCATGCTCAACTAA
- a CDS encoding DUF7117 family protein, with the protein MEIRGRRECAKCGTRWSYYEMGSVSCPDCGSIRSVGVDERTRHTDSAEPLELNDLKTKLADGKMSDVVDELKSRLRTYVRKRGFVHEGQLRPLDDEILVAAELLHAADVYDRSRETSDAEDLYLLTLVNGAETSDRPDSTDVPRSMAAARGLAYATVVSKYRHEAVTWLEEHPDAEAQATLGTIRDHEKRIHALDGDVPMADSEALVRATQELGTYVVEDDSDALATAREHLSRLG; encoded by the coding sequence ATGGAGATTCGGGGCCGACGCGAGTGCGCGAAGTGCGGAACCCGCTGGTCGTACTACGAGATGGGGAGCGTCAGTTGTCCCGACTGCGGCAGCATCAGGAGCGTCGGCGTCGACGAGCGGACGCGACACACCGACTCAGCCGAACCGCTCGAATTGAACGACCTCAAAACGAAACTCGCCGACGGCAAGATGAGCGACGTGGTCGACGAGTTGAAATCGCGACTCCGGACGTACGTCAGAAAGCGCGGATTCGTGCACGAGGGCCAACTCCGCCCGCTGGACGACGAGATCCTCGTCGCGGCGGAACTGCTCCACGCCGCCGACGTGTACGACCGCTCGCGGGAGACGAGCGACGCAGAGGACCTCTACCTCCTGACGCTCGTCAACGGCGCGGAGACGAGCGACCGTCCCGACTCGACGGACGTTCCCCGGTCGATGGCGGCCGCCAGAGGTCTCGCGTACGCGACGGTCGTCTCGAAATACCGCCACGAGGCGGTTACGTGGCTGGAAGAGCACCCCGACGCCGAGGCGCAGGCGACACTGGGGACGATTCGCGACCACGAAAAACGCATCCACGCGCTCGACGGCGACGTTCCGATGGCCGACTCGGAGGCGCTGGTCCGGGCGACGCAGGAACTCGGCACGTACGTCGTCGAGGACGACTCGGACGCGCTGGCGACGGCGCGCGAGCACCTCTCGCGGTTGGGGTAA
- a CDS encoding PadR family transcriptional regulator, with product MYDLTGFQRDLLYVIAGLEEPHGLAIKEELEDYYEKEIHHGRLYPNLDTLVEKGLVDKGQRDRRTNYYTLTRRGRREINARSNWESRYVETGTEVEAELEN from the coding sequence ATGTACGATTTGACAGGATTCCAACGAGACTTGCTGTACGTGATCGCCGGGCTGGAGGAACCACACGGTCTCGCCATCAAAGAGGAGCTGGAGGATTACTACGAGAAAGAGATTCATCACGGTCGGCTATATCCGAACCTCGACACGCTCGTCGAGAAGGGTCTCGTGGACAAAGGCCAGCGCGACCGACGCACCAACTACTATACGCTCACCCGACGCGGTCGGCGCGAAATCAACGCGCGCTCCAACTGGGAATCGCGATACGTCGAAACTGGGACCGAGGTCGAAGCCGAACTCGAGAACTAA
- the folD gene encoding bifunctional methylenetetrahydrofolate dehydrogenase/methenyltetrahydrofolate cyclohydrolase FolD yields MAEIIDGNAVAAEIRSDLQHSISTLKDAGVTPGLATVLMSDDPASETYVSMKQRDCEEVGIDGIHVELDADAPADELYDTIDDLNANPDVHGILVQMPVPDHVDTRRVLRSIAPEKDADGFHPENVGRLVAGDARFKPCTPHGVQKLLEATSVDPEGKDVVVVGRSDIVGKPLANLLIQKAEGGNATVTVCHSRTEDLAAKTKQADVVVAAVGVPELVTGEMLKDGAVVIDVGVNRVDADNEKGYELVGDVAFESAKEKASAITPVPGGVGPMTRAMLLYNTVKAASEQSGVGVELS; encoded by the coding sequence ATGGCCGAGATAATCGACGGCAACGCCGTCGCCGCGGAAATTCGCTCCGACCTCCAACACTCCATCTCCACGCTGAAAGACGCGGGCGTGACGCCCGGCCTCGCCACCGTGTTGATGAGCGACGACCCCGCCAGCGAGACGTACGTCTCGATGAAACAGCGCGACTGCGAGGAGGTGGGCATCGACGGCATCCACGTCGAACTCGACGCCGACGCCCCCGCCGACGAACTGTACGACACCATCGACGACCTGAACGCCAACCCCGACGTCCACGGCATCCTCGTACAGATGCCGGTTCCGGACCACGTCGACACGCGCCGCGTCCTCCGCTCGATCGCGCCCGAGAAGGACGCCGACGGCTTCCACCCCGAGAACGTCGGCCGTCTCGTCGCCGGCGACGCCCGCTTCAAACCCTGTACGCCCCACGGCGTCCAGAAACTGCTGGAAGCGACCAGCGTCGACCCCGAAGGGAAGGACGTCGTCGTCGTCGGCCGCTCCGACATCGTCGGCAAACCGCTGGCAAACCTTCTGATACAGAAGGCCGAGGGCGGCAACGCGACGGTCACCGTCTGTCATTCCCGAACGGAGGACCTCGCGGCGAAGACGAAGCAGGCGGACGTCGTCGTCGCCGCCGTCGGCGTTCCCGAACTCGTTACCGGCGAGATGCTGAAAGACGGCGCCGTCGTCATCGACGTGGGAGTCAACCGCGTCGACGCGGACAACGAGAAGGGGTACGAACTCGTCGGCGACGTGGCGTTCGAGAGTGCGAAGGAGAAGGCGAGCGCCATCACGCCCGTCCCCGGCGGCGTCGGGCCGATGACCCGCGCGATGCTCCTGTACAACACCGTCAAAGCCGCGAGCGAGCAGTCCGGCGTCGGCGTTGAACTCTCCTGA
- a CDS encoding AI-2E family transporter: MSTEKEVDAENRFLGVGRSRLGWWFLALLLALALCYVVYSFVGTVVFGLFIYYATRPIFRRLDERIQPTSLAAAVAMFALVLPALALVGYALLIVIRQIGAVTGNGISPEQLGIDPAVFDDLTALTNVQSLLSGDVLQYVTASNLQSVLDSLGSAAGTLAFVGIGLIHLFVMVAFAFYLLRDDRKLADWFHSRIADKNGVTATYLRAIDNDLNSIFFGNILNAAVTGTIAVITYSALNAFAPPGVAIPAAALIGLLAGVASLIPIVGMKLVYFPVAIYMAVAALVPPPNVAGLWFVAAFALVSFVIVDTIPDLVLRPYVSGRSLHVGAVMLAYTLGPLLFGWYGIFLMPLLLVLVVHFARIILPELVSGEPIRPSAIDPSWMPSDSFEASTAETSNGGEGTSPDGDERSKKDVRSDGVESERDATIDAADDEKQS; encoded by the coding sequence ATGTCGACTGAGAAGGAAGTCGACGCTGAGAACCGTTTTCTTGGCGTCGGCCGCTCGCGGCTCGGCTGGTGGTTCCTCGCGCTCCTGCTAGCGCTCGCGCTCTGTTACGTCGTCTACTCGTTCGTCGGAACCGTCGTGTTCGGGCTGTTCATCTACTACGCGACGCGCCCAATATTCCGCCGACTCGACGAGCGGATCCAGCCGACGAGTCTCGCTGCCGCCGTCGCGATGTTCGCGCTCGTCCTCCCGGCGCTGGCGCTCGTGGGGTACGCGCTGCTCATCGTCATCCGCCAGATCGGAGCGGTGACGGGTAACGGAATCAGCCCCGAACAGCTCGGTATCGACCCCGCGGTGTTCGACGACCTGACGGCCCTGACGAACGTCCAATCGCTGCTCTCCGGCGACGTTCTCCAGTACGTCACCGCCTCGAACCTCCAGTCGGTGCTCGATTCGCTGGGCTCTGCGGCGGGGACGCTCGCGTTCGTCGGTATCGGACTCATCCACCTGTTCGTGATGGTCGCGTTCGCGTTCTACCTCCTGCGCGACGACCGAAAGCTGGCCGACTGGTTCCACTCCCGAATTGCCGACAAAAACGGCGTCACCGCCACCTACCTACGGGCGATCGACAACGACCTCAACAGCATCTTCTTTGGCAACATCCTCAACGCCGCCGTCACCGGCACCATCGCCGTAATCACGTACTCGGCGCTGAACGCGTTCGCCCCGCCGGGCGTCGCCATCCCCGCAGCGGCGCTCATCGGCCTGCTCGCCGGCGTCGCGAGTCTCATCCCCATCGTCGGCATGAAACTCGTCTACTTCCCTGTCGCCATCTACATGGCCGTCGCAGCGCTGGTACCGCCGCCGAACGTGGCTGGTCTCTGGTTCGTCGCCGCCTTCGCGCTCGTCTCCTTCGTTATCGTCGACACCATCCCCGACCTCGTGCTCCGCCCGTACGTCTCCGGGCGGTCGCTCCACGTCGGCGCGGTGATGCTCGCGTACACCCTCGGTCCGCTGCTGTTCGGCTGGTACGGCATCTTCCTCATGCCGCTTCTGCTCGTGCTCGTCGTTCACTTCGCGCGCATCATTCTCCCCGAACTCGTCTCCGGCGAACCGATTCGCCCCTCTGCGATCGACCCGAGTTGGATGCCCAGCGACTCGTTCGAGGCGTCGACGGCAGAGACGAGTAACGGCGGCGAGGGGACGTCCCCGGACGGAGACGAACGCTCGAAAAAGGACGTACGTTCCGACGGAGTCGAGTCGGAGAGAGACGCCACTATCGACGCGGCGGACGACGAGAAACAGTCGTAA
- a CDS encoding universal stress protein, translating into MYDTILLPTDGSDGSRQAAAHAFDLARQYDATVHVLYVADTQRDSLTTVGTEIFDALEADGQEAVSAIVESDVARGVDVEEIVVQGHPDDEILSYVEENGVDLVVMATHGRSGLGRYLLGSTTEKIVRSSPVPVFTVRVSE; encoded by the coding sequence ATGTACGACACGATACTGCTCCCGACCGACGGGAGTGACGGTTCCCGACAGGCGGCTGCACACGCGTTCGACCTCGCGCGGCAGTACGACGCGACGGTCCACGTCCTCTACGTCGCCGACACGCAGCGCGACAGTCTCACCACCGTCGGAACCGAGATTTTCGACGCGCTCGAAGCCGACGGCCAAGAGGCGGTGTCGGCTATCGTCGAGAGCGACGTCGCCCGCGGCGTCGACGTCGAAGAAATCGTCGTCCAGGGACACCCCGACGACGAGATTCTCTCCTACGTCGAGGAAAACGGCGTCGACCTCGTCGTGATGGCGACGCACGGGCGCAGCGGTCTCGGTCGCTACCTCCTCGGAAGCACGACCGAGAAAATCGTCCGCAGTTCGCCCGTTCCAGTGTTTACCGTCCGCGTCAGCGAGTAA
- a CDS encoding YcaO-like family protein — translation MHAGLVGSGPAAESVRAAFADIDAQVSETTPGGLADFALGVVVAPAGSDAFAQANDVANRWVAVEIGGVGGHPLSALDASVSVFAADSGCFRCLRARVASNLDDDEAADRPHGDRAAVRLAGAVAGRRAVALLSSESLAGTVVEVPGPEREFHPVPGCECHASGPSNAARDQTFALDHRDADLDDSLARAERALDDRVGIVRTVGERESFPVPYYFAQTADTTVFSDARAAEFAAGVDADWNPAFMKALGEALERYCAGVYRNGEFVTASETNRANPVSPRRFVRPDGWETAGRDESIPWAEGVDLDSRERVSLPAEFVQFPPPTERHKPAITTGLGLGNSTVEACLSGLYETLERDATMLAWYSTFDPLELVVDDEGFETLVGRARAESLSVTPLLVTQDVDVPVVAVAVHRGGEIEEATWPQFAVGSGANLDAAAAARSALAEALQNWTELRAMGPERAAGESGAIGEYADFPRAARRFVDSTGRVRAADVGTAELSGTEELETVVSRASAAGLGTYAARVTTPDVAALGFEAVRVVVPEAQPLFTGEAFFGERARRVPADLGFEPRLDAPFHPYP, via the coding sequence ATGCACGCCGGTCTCGTCGGGTCGGGTCCCGCCGCGGAGTCTGTTCGCGCCGCGTTCGCAGATATCGATGCACAGGTCTCGGAGACGACGCCCGGTGGCCTCGCCGACTTCGCGCTCGGCGTCGTCGTCGCCCCCGCCGGAAGCGACGCGTTCGCCCAGGCGAACGACGTCGCCAACCGCTGGGTCGCTGTCGAAATCGGGGGCGTCGGCGGGCACCCGCTCTCGGCGCTCGACGCATCGGTCTCCGTTTTCGCCGCCGACTCCGGCTGTTTTCGCTGTCTCCGCGCGCGCGTCGCCTCGAACCTCGATGACGACGAGGCGGCCGACCGGCCGCACGGCGACAGAGCGGCGGTCCGACTCGCCGGGGCCGTCGCCGGGCGTCGCGCCGTCGCCCTGCTCTCCAGCGAGAGCCTCGCGGGCACCGTCGTCGAAGTTCCCGGTCCCGAGCGGGAGTTCCACCCGGTTCCGGGGTGCGAGTGCCACGCGTCCGGGCCGTCGAACGCCGCCCGCGACCAGACGTTCGCGCTCGACCACCGCGACGCCGACCTCGACGACTCGCTCGCGCGCGCGGAGCGAGCGCTCGACGACCGGGTAGGCATCGTTCGGACCGTCGGCGAACGCGAGTCGTTTCCGGTACCATACTACTTTGCGCAGACCGCCGACACGACCGTGTTCTCCGATGCCCGCGCCGCCGAGTTCGCCGCGGGCGTAGACGCCGACTGGAACCCGGCGTTCATGAAGGCGCTCGGCGAGGCGCTGGAGCGGTACTGCGCGGGCGTCTATCGGAACGGTGAGTTCGTCACCGCCTCGGAGACGAACCGCGCGAATCCGGTGTCGCCGCGGCGGTTCGTCCGCCCCGACGGGTGGGAGACGGCGGGTCGAGACGAGTCGATCCCGTGGGCCGAAGGGGTCGATCTCGATTCGCGAGAGCGCGTCTCGCTCCCCGCTGAGTTCGTCCAGTTCCCGCCGCCGACCGAACGCCACAAACCGGCCATCACGACCGGTCTCGGTCTCGGAAACTCTACCGTCGAAGCCTGCTTGTCGGGTCTCTACGAGACGCTCGAACGCGACGCGACGATGCTCGCGTGGTACTCAACGTTCGATCCGCTGGAACTCGTCGTCGACGACGAGGGGTTCGAGACGTTAGTCGGTCGCGCGCGCGCTGAATCGCTGTCGGTGACGCCGCTCCTCGTGACGCAGGACGTGGACGTCCCCGTCGTTGCCGTCGCGGTCCACCGCGGCGGCGAGATCGAGGAGGCGACGTGGCCGCAGTTCGCCGTCGGCTCCGGGGCGAATCTCGATGCGGCGGCGGCCGCTCGCTCGGCGCTGGCGGAGGCGCTGCAGAACTGGACGGAACTTCGAGCGATGGGTCCCGAACGAGCGGCCGGGGAGAGCGGTGCCATCGGCGAGTACGCCGACTTCCCGCGGGCGGCGCGTCGGTTCGTCGACTCGACCGGCCGGGTCCGCGCCGCCGACGTGGGGACGGCGGAGCTATCGGGAACCGAGGAACTCGAAACCGTCGTCTCGCGGGCGTCGGCCGCCGGTCTGGGGACGTACGCAGCGCGCGTCACGACGCCGGACGTGGCGGCGCTCGGGTTCGAGGCGGTTCGGGTTGTCGTGCCGGAGGCGCAACCGCTCTTCACGGGCGAGGCGTTCTTCGGCGAGCGGGCGCGTCGGGTCCCGGCGGACCTCGGGTTCGAGCCTCGATTGGACGCGCCGTTCCATCCGTATCCGTAG